A portion of the Apteryx mantelli isolate bAptMan1 chromosome 29, bAptMan1.hap1, whole genome shotgun sequence genome contains these proteins:
- the NODAL gene encoding nodal homolog: protein MSSISSSQEVNLAELRVHLPDLSQSQNVTLDIYHSPKQKCPENRTCAHKLFLGTFAGSPSFTQASWKVFNITSMLRSWLHQEVAPGHSSPAESESAVAQDGQEMSGLAIPATAATSMLSSSDSSHGELAMPQDMTDKVLLLVFSKDKSPGDYTLIRTVETSKHVMRDSGSKDLGNRRHRRNRKEKQRIKVSDAPVPGPGEEGKSLCKRVDMIVDFEQTGWGSWIVYPKKYNAYRCEGQCPSPVDETFKPTNHAYIQSLLKLYKPNHVPCPACSPVKMSPLSMLYYEKGEIVIRHHEDMIIEECGCN, encoded by the exons ATGAGCTCCATCTCCAGCAGCCAGGAGGTGAATCTGGCTGAGCTCCGAGTCCACCTGCCTGATCTCTCGCAGTCCCAGAATGTCACACTGGACATCTACCACAGCCCGAAGCAGAAGTGCCCGGAGAACAGGACCTGTGCGCACAAGCTCTTCCTGGGCACCTTCGCTGGCAGCCCCTCTTTCACCCAGGCCTCCTGGAAAGTGTTCAACATCACCAGCATGCTCAGGTCCTGGCTTCACCAAGAGGTGGCTCCTGGCCACAGCAGTCCTGCAGAATCGGAGAGTGCCGTGGCACAGGATGGACAAGAGATGAGTGGGTTGGCCATCCCGGCCACTGCAGCAACGAGCATGCTGAGTTCAAGTGACTCCAGCCACGGGGAGCTGGCCATGCCCCAAGACATGACAGACAAAGTCCTGCTGCTTGTCTTCTCCAAGGACAAGTCTCCAGGAGATTACACCCTCATCAGAACAGTGGAGACCTCCAAGCACGTCATGCGTGACAGCGGCTCCAAGGACTTGGGGAACCGGCGGCATCGtagaaacaggaaggaaaagcaaaggattaAAGTGAGCGATGCCCCTGTTCCTGGCCCAGGGGAGGAAGGCAAGTCCTTGTGCAAGAGAGTGGACATGATAGTGGATTTTGAGCAGACTGGCTGGGGCAGCTGGATTGTCTACCCAAAAAAGTACAACGCCTACCGGTGTGAAGGGCAGTGTCCATCGCCTGTGGATGAGACCTTCAAACCCACCAACCACGCTTACATACAG AGCTTGCTGAAGCTCTACAAGCCCAACCACGTGCCCTGCCCTGCATGCTCCCCGGTTAAGATGAGCCCCCTCTCCATGCTGTACTACGAGAAGGGTGAAATCGTCATCCGCCACCATGAAGACATGATCATCGAAGAGTGCGGCTGCAACTGA